From a single Rhinolophus ferrumequinum isolate MPI-CBG mRhiFer1 chromosome 15, mRhiFer1_v1.p, whole genome shotgun sequence genomic region:
- the KIRREL2 gene encoding kin of IRRE-like protein 2: MLVPALLVLFFCLKGHAGLLPHFLQQPADLVVLLGDEARLPCALDAYSGLVQWTKDGLALGGERDLPGWSRYWISGDAASGQHNLHIRPVELEDQASYECQATQAGLRSRPARLHVLVPPKAPQVLGGPSVSLVAGVPANLTCRSHGNAHPTPELLWFRDGVRLDGATFHQTLLKEGTTGSVESILSLTPSSRDDGATLVCRARSQALPAGKDTAITLSLQYPPVVTLSAEPQTVQEGEKVTFLCQATAQPPVTGYRWAKGGSPVLGARGPMLEVVADASFLTSPVSCEVSNAVGTANCSTALDVQFGPILLGKPEPMSVDVGEDAFFSCAWRGNPLPRVTWTRRGGVQVLGSGPTLRLRSVGPEDSGDYVCRAEPGLTGLGGGAAEARLTVNAPPVVTALHSAPAFLRGPARLQCLVFASPAPEAVVWSWDEGFLAKGSWGRFLVETFPAPDSYGGQGPGLISVLHISGTQESDFSQGFNCSARNRLGEGGTRVSLGRRDLLPTVRIVAGVASAAMTLLMVITGVTLCCWRHGKASFSKQNNLVRIPSSSHGSSSRGPEEEETGSSEDQGPIVQTDHSDLALDEERALETKDPTNGYYKVRGVSVSLSLGEAPGGSLFLPAPSSLGPLGTPPFYDFNPHLGMPAPCRLYRAQAGYLTTPHSRAFTSYVKPMSFGTPDLAPGTPPFPYAAFPTSSHARLQTHV; encoded by the exons ATGCTGGTTCCCGCCCTCCTCGTTCTGTTCTTCTGCCTCAAAGGGCATGCAG GCCTGTTGCCCCACTTCTTGCAACAGCCAGCTGACCTGGTGGTACTGCTAGGGGACGAGGCCCGGCTGCCCTGTGCCCTCGATGCATACTCAGGGCTGGTTCAGTGGACTAAGGATGGCCTGGCTCTAGGTGGTGAAAGGGACCTGCCAG GGTGGTCCAGATACTGGATATCAGGGGATGCAGCCAGTGGCCAGCACAACCTCCACATTAGGCCCGTGGAGCTAGAGGACCAAGCATCATATGAGTGTCAGGCTACACAAGCAGGCCTCCGCTCTCGACCAGCCCGATTACACGTGCTAG TGCCCCCCAAAGCCCCCCAGGTGCTGGGTGGCCCCTCTGTGTCTCTGGTTGCTGGGGTTCCTGCAAATCTGACCTGTCGGAGCCATGGGAATGCACACCCCACCCCTGAGCTGCTGTGGTTCCGAGACGGGGTCCGGCTGGATGGAGCCACTTTCCATCAG ACCCTGCTGAAGGAAGGGACCACTGGGTCAGTGGAGAGCATCTTATCCTTGACCCCTTCCAGCCGTGATGATGGAGCCACCTTGGTCTGCCGGGCCCGGAGCCAGGCCCTGCCTGCAGGGAAAGACACAGCTATCACACTGAGCCTGCAGT ACCCCCCAGTGGTGACTCTGTCTGCAGAACCACAGACTgtgcaggagggagagaaggtcACTTTCCTATGCCAGGCCACAGCCCAGCCTCCTGTCACGGGCTACCG GTGGGCAAAAGGAGGCTCCCCAGTACTCGGGGCCCGAGGGCCAATGTTGGAGGTGGTGGCAGACGCCTCATTCCTGACATCACCAGTGTCCTGCGAGGTCAGCAACGCCGTGGGTACCGCCAACTGCAGCACCGCTCTGGACGTGCAGT TCGGGCCCATTCTGCTGGGAAAACCGGAGCCTATGTCTGTAGACGTAGGGGAAGACGCCTTCTTCAGCTGTGCTTGGCGCGGGAACCCGCTCCCACGGGTAACCTGGACCCGCCGCGGGGGCGTACAG GTGCTGGGCTCTGGGCCCACGCTCCGTCTTCGGTCGGTGGGGCCCGAGGATTCAGGTGACTACGTGTGCAGGGCTGAGCCGGGGCTCACGGGCCTAGGGGGCGGTGCTGCGGAGGCCAGGTTGACTGTGAACG CGCCCCCAGTCGTGACCGCCCTGCACTCGGCGCCGGCCTTCCTGAGGGGCCCCGCCCGACTCCAGTGTCTAGTCTTCGCCTCCCCGGCCCCAGAAGCCGTG GTTTGGTCTTGGGATGAGGGGTTCCTGGCGAAAGGGTCGTGGGGTCGGTTCCTGGTGGAGACGTTCCCAGCCCCGGATAGCTACGGGGGACAGGGTCCAGGTCTGATTTCTGTGCTACACATTTCGGGAACCCAAGAGTCCGACTTTAGCCAGGGCTTCAACTGCAGTGCCCGGAACCGGTTGGGTGAAGGAGGCACCCGGGTCAGTCTGGGCCGTAGAG ACTTGCTCCCCACTGTGAGGATTGTGGCTGGAGTGGCCTCCGCAGCCATGACACTCCTTATGGTCATCACTGGGGTGACCCTTTGCTGCTGGCGCCATGGCAAGG CCTCTTTCTCCAAGCAAAATAACCTGGTGCGAATCCCAAGCAGCAGCCATGGCTCCAGTTCTCGGGGCCCTGAGGAAGAGGAGACAGGCAGCAGCGAGGACCAG GGGCCCATTGTGCAGACAGATCACAGTGACCTGGCTCTGGATGAGGAGAGGGCTCTGGAGACCAAG GACCCAACCAATGGTTACTACAAGGTCCGAGGAGTCAGTGTGAGCCTGAGCCTTGGTGAAGCCCCTGGAGGAAGCCTCTTCCTGCCAGCTCCCTCCTCCCTTGGACCTCTGGGTACCCCTCCATTCTATGACTTCAACCCACACCTGGGCATGCCTGCCCCCTGCAGACTGTATAGAGCCCAGGCAGGTTATCTTACCACACCCCATTCTCGAGCTTTTACCAGCTACGTCAAACCCATGTCCTTTGGAACTCCAGATCTGGCTCCTGGGACTCCCCCCTTCCCCTATGCTGCCTTCCCCACATCTAGCCACGCACGTCTCCAGACTCATGTGTGA